Proteins from a single region of Schistocerca gregaria isolate iqSchGreg1 chromosome 3, iqSchGreg1.2, whole genome shotgun sequence:
- the LOC126354523 gene encoding uncharacterized protein LOC126354523 yields the protein MSVFDKIALSLPRQVLRNVHAFKRCKRNLTKTNLNIKFNKKCLSAQITPNYIKVKINSKTNTAKIVKAKCEIMWLKTEIKMLYKKKELLNKQLYNLHLQLGNCLSSLQFSYILQYIQIITDKEQQKILYRHKKKLDNLEMKKGNLPSKNLHDSQHQFHGRTINSTNISFTNNELALINKGLKHNIEPRLNANNLKSLIASTKLACDAAKLNSRETNAIAFKANKIITRHLKNTSSHRNNDLNVLNCINSKLSENKALIVKADKSNCAVIMYEKEYVDKTMQFFNSNNITELDFDPTSKFQAKIKKTLKNCNFLLTNWEIRDCIAMNPTAPRLRSQPKTHKENCPIRPIVNSRNSPSYKLNNKLLALLNTYYTFENKFSIKNTYELIDKIKDVYIPPTARFASLDIVNLYTNIPVDDTINIIRNNLLKHMKLSMAEICELLELLTLVLSYNYFSFNNKIYRQKDGLAMGSSLAGMLADIYINHLEQTFFEANSHINSKIIYYKRYVDDTIILFDGTNEEIDTLATKMSSMHKNIKFTVEHETNSSINFLDVKITNKNHKHQFEIYRKPTSTDVCINSSSCHPNQHKMAYFRSTLNRLHKIPLEPVKKEKEISIIKTIASNNGYDPLIIDKLSQKIHKPSASKTVHQTTMLLTQDTVEKSRKHVALPFLGSISYKISNLFKNTNIKISFHTNNKLQQLAVHNLKNYNPPYKKSGIYKLSCQSCPSYYIGQTGRSIETRFKEHIDAIRLNNISKSTFAMHTTTNSHGIKNIEDHVQVLHYAEKGSLMNLLEEIEIYVHKNKSPQNLLNEQTELANAAFLQNFIHLLSNSK from the coding sequence atgtcagtttttgacaaaatagcattaaGCTTACCTCGCCAGGTACTGAGAAACGTTCACGCTTTTAAAAGATGCAAAAGAAACCTAACAAAGACCAACCTTAACATCAAATTTAATAAGAAATGTCTGTCAGCACAGATAACACCAAACTACATAAAAGTGAAGATTAACTCTAAAACTAATACTGCCAAAATAGTTAAAGCAAAATGTGAAATCATGTGGCTCAAGACAGAGATCAAGAtgctgtataaaaagaaagaactactCAACAAGCAGCTGTACAATCTACATTTGCAACTTGGTAATTGCCTCTCCAGCCTTCAGTTCTCCTACATCTTACAGTACATACAGATCATCACTGACAAAGAACAGCAGAAAATACTGTATAGGCATAAGAAAAAACTAGACAATTTGGAAATGAAGAAAGGTAACCTCCCCTCCAAAAATTTACATGACAGCCAACATCAGTTTCATGGAAGAACTATTAACTCAACTAATATCAGTTTTACAAACAATGAACTTGCTCTCATAAACAAAGGACTAAAGCATAACATAGAGCCCAGACTTAATGCCAATAACTTGAAAAGCCTTATTGCATCTACTAAACTTGCATGTGATGCTGCTAAATTAAATTCCAGGGAAACCAATGCCATAGCCTTTAAagccaataaaataataacacgacACCTCAAAAACACCAGTTCACACAGAAACAATGATCTAAATGTTCTAAATTGTATCAATTCCAAACTTTCTGAGAATAAAGCTTTAATAGTCAAAGCTGATAAAAGTAATTGTGCAGTGATAATGTATGAAAAAGAATATGTTGACAAAACCATGCAATTCTTCAATAGTAACAACATAACTGAATTAGATTTTGATCCTACCTCTAAATTTCAGGCCAAAATTAAGAAAACACTTAAGAACTGTAACTTCCTCCTAACTAATTGGGAAATACGTGACTGCATTGCCATGAACCCCACTGCACCTCGGCTCCGGTCACAGCCTAAAACCCATAAGGAAAACTGTCCCATCAGGCCAATTGTGAACTCTAGGAACAGCCCTTCATATAAGTTAAACAACAAACTGCTTGCTCTGCTCAACACCTACTACACCTTTGAAAACAAATTCTCCATTAAGAATACATATGAACTCATCGACAAAATCAAAGATGTATACATTCCACCAACAGCCAGATTTGCATCACTTGATATAGTAAACCTTTATACCAACATCCCTGTAGATGACACCATAAACATAATCAGAAACAATCTACTCAAACATATGAAACTAAGTATGGCAGAGATCTGTGAGCTCCTCGAGTTACTCACCTTGGTACTGTCAtacaattatttcagttttaataataaaatatacagacAGAAAGACGGGTTGGCAATGGGTAGCAGTCTAGCTGGGATGttagcagatatttacataaatcacttggaacagacattttttgaagctaacagccacatcaacagcaaaatcatctactacaaaagatatgttgatgatacaattaTACTTTTTGATGGCACCAATGAGGAAATAGACACATTAGCAACAAAAATGAGCAGCatgcacaaaaacattaaattcacCGTTGAACATGAGACCAACAGCAGCATCAATTTCCTAGATGTAAAAATCACCAACAAGAATCATAAACACCAGTTTGAGATCTATAGAAAACCAACATCCACTGATGTATGCATCAACAGCTCATCTTGTCATCCAAACCAGCATAAGATGGCATATTTTAGGTCCACACTGAACCGCCTACACAAAATTCCCCTTGAACCagttaaaaaagagaaagaaatcagTATCATTAAAACCATAGCCTCAAACAATGGATATGACCCTCTCATAATAGACAAACTATCACAAAAAATCCATAAACCATCAGCCAGCAAAACTGTGCACCAGACAACCATGCTACTTACACAAGACACAGTAGAAAAGAGCAGAAAACATGTTGCACTACCTTTCCTAGGGAGCATATCCTACAAAATAAGCAACCTATTcaaaaatacaaacattaaaataagcttccacacaaacaacaaactcCAGCAGTTAGCAGTTCACAACTTAAAAAATTACAACCCCCCCTACAAAAAATCTGGCATATATAAACTCAGCTGTCAAAGCTGCCCctcttactatataggacaaactggaagaagcattgagACACGGTTCAAAGAGCATATAGATGCCATACGTTTGAACAATATCTCAAAATCCACATTTGCCATGCACACAACCACCAACAGTCATGGAATAAAGAACATTGAAGACCATGTACAAGTGTTACACTATGCGGAGAAAGGCAGCCTTATGAATCTGCTTGAGGaaattgaaatatatgtacataaaaataaatcaccacaaaatctcctcaatgaacaaaccgagttagccaatgcagcctttcttcaaaatttcattcacctgctttccaattcaaagtaa
- the LOC126354522 gene encoding uncharacterized protein LOC126354522 isoform X2 gives MSVFDKIALSLPRQVLRNVHAFKRCKRNLTKTNLNIKFNKKCLSAQITPNYIKVKINSKTNTAKIVKAKCEIMWLKTEIKMLYKKKELLNKQLYNLHLQLGNCLSSLQFSYILQYIQIITDKEQQKILYRHKKKLDNLEMKKGNLPSKNLHDSQHQFHGRTINSTNISFTNNELALINKGLKHNIEPRLNANNLKSLIASTKLACDAAKLNSRETNAIAFKANKIITRHLKNTSSHRNNDLNVLNCINSKLSENKALIVKADKSNCAVIMYEKEYVDKTMQFFNSNNITELDFDPTSKFQAKIKKTLKNCNFLLTNWEIRDCIAMNPTAPRLRSQPKTHKENCPIRPIVNSRNSPSYKLNNKLLALLNTYYTFENKFSIKNTYELIDKIKDVYIPPTARFASLDIVNLYTNIPVDDTINIIRNNLLKHMKLSMAEICELLELLTLVLSYNYFSFNNKIYRQKDGLAMGSSLAGMLADIYINHLEQTFFEANSHINSKIIYYKRYVDDTIILFDGTNEEIDTLATKMSSMHKNIKFTVEHETNSSINFLDVKITNKNHKHQFEIYRKPTSTDVCINSSSCHPNQHKMAYFRSTLNRLHKIPLEPVKKEKEISIIKTIASNNGYDPLIIDKLSQKIHKPSASKTVHQTTMLLTQDTVEKSRKHVALPFLGSISYKISNLFKNTNIKISFHTNNKLQQLAVHNLKNYNPPYKKSGIYKLSCQSCPSYYIGQTGRSIETRFKEHIDAIRLNNISKSTFAMHTTTNSHGIKNIEDHVQVLHYAEKGSLMNLLEEIEIYVHKNKSPQNLLNEQTELANAAFLQNFIHLLSNSK, from the coding sequence atgtcagtttttgacaaaatagcattaaGCTTACCTCGCCAGGTACTGAGAAACGTTCACGCTTTTAAAAGATGCAAAAGAAACCTAACAAAGACCAACCTTAACATCAAATTTAATAAGAAATGTCTGTCAGCACAGATAACACCAAACTACATAAAAGTGAAGATTAACTCTAAAACTAATACTGCCAAAATAGTTAAAGCAAAATGTGAAATCATGTGGCTCAAGACAGAGATCAAGAtgctgtataaaaagaaagaactactCAACAAGCAGCTGTACAATCTACATTTGCAACTTGGTAATTGCCTCTCCAGCCTTCAGTTCTCCTACATCTTACAGTACATACAGATCATCACTGACAAAGAACAGCAGAAAATACTGTATAGGCATAAGAAAAAACTAGACAATTTGGAAATGAAGAAAGGTAACCTCCCCTCCAAAAATTTACATGACAGCCAACATCAGTTTCATGGAAGAACTATTAACTCAACTAATATCAGTTTTACAAACAATGAACTTGCTCTCATAAACAAAGGACTAAAGCATAACATAGAGCCCAGACTTAATGCCAATAACTTGAAAAGCCTTATTGCATCTACTAAACTTGCATGTGATGCTGCTAAATTAAATTCCAGGGAAACCAATGCCATAGCCTTTAAagccaataaaataataacacgacACCTCAAAAACACCAGTTCACACAGAAACAATGATCTAAATGTTCTAAATTGTATCAATTCCAAACTTTCTGAGAATAAAGCTTTAATAGTCAAAGCTGATAAAAGTAATTGTGCAGTGATAATGTATGAAAAAGAATATGTTGACAAAACCATGCAATTCTTCAATAGTAACAACATAACTGAATTAGATTTTGATCCTACCTCTAAATTTCAGGCCAAAATTAAGAAAACACTTAAGAACTGTAACTTCCTCCTAACTAATTGGGAAATACGTGACTGCATTGCCATGAACCCCACTGCACCTCGGCTCCGGTCACAGCCTAAAACCCATAAGGAAAACTGTCCCATCAGGCCAATTGTGAACTCTAGGAACAGCCCTTCATATAAGTTAAACAACAAACTGCTTGCTCTGCTCAACACCTACTACACCTTTGAAAACAAATTCTCCATTAAGAATACATATGAACTCATCGACAAAATCAAAGATGTATACATTCCACCAACAGCCAGATTTGCATCACTTGATATAGTAAACCTTTATACCAACATCCCTGTAGATGACACCATAAACATAATCAGAAACAATCTACTCAAACATATGAAACTAAGTATGGCAGAGATCTGTGAGCTCCTCGAGTTACTCACCTTGGTACTGTCAtacaattatttcagttttaataataaaatatacagacAGAAAGACGGGTTGGCAATGGGTAGCAGTCTAGCTGGGATGttagcagatatttacataaatcacttggaacagacattttttgaagctaacagccacatcaacagcaaaatcatctactacaaaagatatgttgatgatacaattaTACTTTTTGATGGCACCAATGAGGAAATAGACACATTAGCAACAAAAATGAGCAGCatgcacaaaaacattaaattcacCGTTGAACATGAGACCAACAGCAGCATCAATTTCCTAGATGTAAAAATCACCAACAAGAATCATAAACACCAGTTTGAGATCTATAGAAAACCAACATCCACTGATGTATGCATCAACAGCTCATCTTGTCATCCAAACCAGCATAAGATGGCATATTTTAGGTCCACACTGAACCGCCTACACAAAATTCCCCTTGAACCagttaaaaaagagaaagaaatcagTATCATTAAAACCATAGCCTCAAACAATGGATATGACCCTCTCATAATAGACAAACTATCACAAAAAATCCATAAACCATCAGCCAGCAAAACTGTGCACCAGACAACCATGCTACTTACACAAGACACAGTAGAAAAGAGCAGAAAACATGTTGCACTACCTTTCCTAGGGAGCATATCCTACAAAATAAGCAACCTATTcaaaaatacaaacattaaaataagcttccacacaaacaacaaactcCAGCAGTTAGCAGTTCACAACTTAAAAAATTACAACCCCCCCTACAAAAAATCTGGCATATATAAACTCAGCTGTCAAAGCTGCCCctcttactatataggacaaactggaagaagcattgagACACGGTTCAAAGAGCATATAGATGCCATACGTTTGAACAA